One region of Mus pahari chromosome 16, PAHARI_EIJ_v1.1, whole genome shotgun sequence genomic DNA includes:
- the Mplkip gene encoding M-phase-specific PLK1-interacting protein has product MHRPNFRPPTPPYPSPGIGGWGGGNNFRGALGGGPRPPSPRDGYGSPHHTPPCGPRARPYGSSQSPRHGGNFSGARFGSPSPGGYPGSYSRSPAGSQHQFGYSPGQQQTYPQGSPRTSTPFGSGRGREKRMSNELESYFKPSMLEDPWAGLEPVSVVDISQQYSNTQTFTGKKGRYFS; this is encoded by the exons ATGCACCGACCGAATTTTCGACCCCCAACTCCTCCGTACCCCAGCCCGGGGATAGGAGGTTGGGGTGGCGGAAATAACTTCCGGGGTGCTCTGGGCGGGGGGCCGCGGCCGCCCTCCCCGCGGGACGGGTACGGGAGTCCGCACCACACTCCGCCCTGCGGGCCCCGGGCTAGGCCGTACGGGAGCAGCCAGTCTCCGCGGCACGGCGGCAACTTCTCGGGGGCCCGCTTCGGGTCTCCGTCCCCGGGCGGCTACCCAGGCTCCTACTCCAGGTCCCCCGCGGGGTCCCAGCATCAGTTCGGCTACTCCCCAGGGCAGCAGCAGACCTACCCCCAG gGTTCTCCAAGGACATCTACACCATTTGGATCAGGGCGTGGTAGAGAAAAAAGAATGTCTAATGAGTTGGAAAGTTATTTTAAGCCTTCAATGCTTGAAGACCCTTGGGCTGGCCTAGAACCAGTATCTGTAGTGGATATAAGTCAACAGTACAGCAATACGCAAACATTCACAGGCAAAAAAGGAAGAtacttttcttaa